The Cryptomeria japonica chromosome 2, Sugi_1.0, whole genome shotgun sequence region GCGTTTGCGTCTGTAAGCAGTGCAGCGTCTGACTGAAAAAGACCCCTCCTTTTCTTCACAAGCCGGTAGTAGCTCAGATCAAAAGTCTTAAAGCTCCCTGGGTCCATTTCAACTATAGTTGAATTGTCGGTGGAGTTCTTGCATTTGTTTTTCTTGAGATTGGCTACATAGAATTTGTCCATGGAGGGGTCCACGTCTGAATCCCCGTTTCCAGAGAAGTTGTAAAGCCTGGTATTGAACGAACTACAGTGGGCGATTCCAATTGTGTGGGCACCTTCACAGCACAAAAGTATTCATGCCCATCATTTGAATAAGAAATAAAAAGATTTTTTTATAGTCTAGACAGATGGAATTATTTGGTATTTTTTGTGGGAAACACTTAAACGTGCTGCAACAAAGAATATATTTTACTTTCGAGAGATTTGAATTTGCTACCTCTTTttcaaaattacaaaataaaaaatataattttattatatactAAACATTTAAAATAgacaaattattttaaaaaaatatatgaacaACTATTACAAAAAGTTGTTCCCTCGTAATAATAAGATGTCAATTCGATTTGATATTGTGCAATTCTCTAGAAGGTAGAGTTAAACAACATTTTTGACCATCAATTATTATAATAAGAACAATAATAGAGGGTCATGGCATTATTGAACTTGGAGTAGATGGGTTGTTCGTGCTTCAAATTAAATATTGAATAATGTAAAATTACAGAAAAATTATATGGCTGGCACTTTAAGAAGATTTCATGTATTTAACTGATATTTTGAATGGTGATGATGTGAAATATAAACTTTACTTTTATTTAGTTTGAAAACTAAACAAGAGTTTATGTTATTTAGGTGACGTGGATTGAGACTTTATATTTTTGTTTCTAAAGAAAAAAAAGATGTTttattttgtataaaaaaaatcatatatattaaaaaattatataggaaaaaagttgaatattaaattttatttagttTGAAAATTAAACAAGGCATAGTTTATGTTCATAGGTCATTTAGGTGATGTctataaatttttaaaatgttttgtaGGATTAAGACTTTATATTTTtgtttcttaaaaaaataaaaaataataggaAAGAATAAAAACAGTCATTcaagtatatatgtgtgtatgtatatatatgtatatgtatatgtatatatagtcaATAGTtgaatagaataaatcatataataaattgtgaaaatgaaaacatcaaatgagtaataatttttaataaattttttaaatttatattttatttaaaaaatcaatttatttagaTTTTCAATTCCTATTAGAAGTATGTGTAcattatttttcttattatttaGAAATCATTGCTTCAAATTTTTATTAGAAATTCTAAAAGAAATCTATTGTTTTTTCTTAGAATTATTTTATCTAGATAATCATTACTCTATTCATTCTATGATAAAATTACCACAACTTGCATTCATCATGATATTTATTAACACTAATTTCATTgtcttatttaatttttattgttagtAATTTTTTTGTTGTAAATAATTATACATTAACttctatatatgtgtgtgagataaatatttgatatattaatttttttaaaggtacaatattttttctaaaattacTACCTTAATTTCAATGCTTATTACCACATTCTAACCTACATTTTTCATCTGTGAACATAAATATTTTTCCTCAAATAATTATctctaattttaattagaaaacaaaatagatattaaaaataaaatcagGAAGAATATATACTTATGATTATCAAAATACTAATGATAGatcattaataatagaaaattaaatATGATCTGAATGTTAATAGAGAGatgaaaaataaaaacattcaatatCAAACACAAAGTACTACCGAGTTTAATGCTGAAAATGGGGAGTATTTGGTAATTACCCGATAAAATGACAAGATCTTTCACGCTCAATCCTTTGTTGGCAAAAGAAGTATTGAGCTGCGAGAAGTTGGAAGTAGGGGCAGGAATATTTGACAATGCTTCTGATGCATTTGATATTCGTCCATCTCTGCGACCAGTTGGAACGTTCCAAAATGGCCTTCCATGCTACATCAAACATTTTATTACAGCAAGATCAAGCTCCAAAAACATTTTCACCCCAACAAAGAAACAAACAATTAAACACCAAAtaccaacaaaaaaaatcaaaacaccTGCACAAAACTTTTTCCAGATCTTGGCCCCCAAAAAAGCCTCTGTTAAAATGACAACACGAATAAATTAAAGAAACATGTTCTTACAGCAACCAATATAGAATCTCTGGCCATCAATGCAATAATGTCGGCGCATGAGACAACCCCTGGGCACTGCTTCTCTACAGCAGTCTTGGCCTTATCTATAAGATCAAATCCCCTGATCGTAAGATTTGGAGTTGCATTCTTTTCTGCAGTACTATTGGTAGAATTCAACAGCACAGATCCATCGCATCCCTGTTAGATCATAAAATATTACCGAGATCTGAAACTTTTCAGTATAGTAACTCAAAGCAGTAATAAAGACCAGTTGTTATATATATACTAACCCTAACAAAGCAGTAATAGAGACCAGCTGTTATATATATACTAACCCTAACAAAGCAGTCATGGAAATGCATCCTGAGGAGGGGAGCAGCCATCTCTGGAACCAAGCTAATATGCTTTTTAGCAAAATTTAGTATAATCTTTTCGGCTTGTGGGCAGACACTGTCGTAGAACCCTAATTTGAGCCCCTGTCCTTCAATCTTGCTTAAAATGCACACAATCACAATGAAAGCAATAAGCAAACTCTTACTATTCTCCATGCTGTCCCAGTGCTTGAACGAACGGTGCTAATTCTTCAAGCACTTGATTTTTACTTATAGCCTCTTATCTAGTCCTTCAAGCTTAAAGGACCACCAAGCCCAAGCAAAAGGCTGCTGTAAAATGGGCCTCCAAGAAAAAGTACCAGCGTTCTATTGTCGTAGTTTTGTCGGCTCTACTCAGAAGATCCTGTAAACCCATGTGGAGGAAATGAGAAGAAGGAACTGTTAATAAGACGATTTGGTAAGAATCAAATAATAAAGAAAAGGAGTCTTTCCTAATACGTTCTAACCTGCCATGGGTAAGTGTAATTAAGGCAGTTGGATCTAGACAGGAACACGCATTATGATTCATCTCCTTTAGTATTTTTAAAAGTAGTTGTCTATTGTGCTGTCACCTAATCTACGTGTTGTTTTGTGGGTTTCCCGGAAGTTTTGTTCCACTAGACGAGGGAAGGAGGAGT contains the following coding sequences:
- the LOC131078806 gene encoding peroxidase 3 isoform X1; translated protein: MENSKSLLIAFIVIVCILSKIEGQGLKLGFYDSVCPQAEKIILNFAKKHISLVPEMAAPLLRMHFHDCFVRVSIYITAGLYYCFVRGCDGSVLLNSTNSTAEKNATPNLTIRGFDLIDKAKTAVEKQCPGVVSCADIIALMARDSILVAHGRPFWNVPTGRRDGRISNASEALSNIPAPTSNFSQLNTSFANKGLSVKDLVILSGAHTIGIAHCSSFNTRLYNFSGNGDSDVDPSMDKFYVANLKKNKCKNSTDNSTIVEMDPGSFKTFDLSYYRLVKKRRGLFQSDAALLTDANAKAYIDQELANTKATFFSQFAKSMEKMGRVGVLTGSAGEIRKQCAFVN
- the LOC131078806 gene encoding peroxidase 3 isoform X2, which produces MENSKSLLIAFIVIVCILSKIEGQGLKLGFYDSVCPQAEKIILNFAKKHISLVPEMAAPLLRMHFHDCFVRGCDGSVLLNSTNSTAEKNATPNLTIRGFDLIDKAKTAVEKQCPGVVSCADIIALMARDSILVAHGRPFWNVPTGRRDGRISNASEALSNIPAPTSNFSQLNTSFANKGLSVKDLVILSGAHTIGIAHCSSFNTRLYNFSGNGDSDVDPSMDKFYVANLKKNKCKNSTDNSTIVEMDPGSFKTFDLSYYRLVKKRRGLFQSDAALLTDANAKAYIDQELANTKATFFSQFAKSMEKMGRVGVLTGSAGEIRKQCAFVN